In Mycobacterium tuberculosis H37Rv, a single window of DNA contains:
- a CDS encoding hypothetical protein (A core mycobacterial gene; conserved in mycobacterial strains (See Marmiesse et al., 2004 PMID:14766927).) has translation MLADGELTVLGRIRSASNATFLCESTLGLRSLHCVYKPVSGERPLWDFPDGTLAGRELSAYLVSTQLGWNLVPHTIIRDGPAGIGMLQLWVQQPGDAVDSDPLPGPDLVDLFPAHRPRPGYLPVLRAYDYAGDEVVLMHADDIRLRRMAVFDVLINNADRKGGHILCGIDGQVYGVDHGLCLHVENKLRTVLWGWAGKPIDDQILQAVAGLADALGGPLAEALAGRIAAAEIGALRRRAQSLLDQPVMPGPNGHRPIPWPAF, from the coding sequence GTGTTGGCCGACGGCGAGCTGACAGTCCTCGGGCGGATCCGCTCGGCGAGCAACGCCACCTTTTTGTGTGAGTCCACGCTGGGTCTGCGCAGCCTGCATTGCGTCTACAAGCCGGTCTCGGGCGAGCGGCCGTTGTGGGATTTCCCCGACGGAACGCTGGCCGGCCGCGAACTCAGCGCCTATCTGGTGTCGACACAGTTGGGCTGGAACCTGGTGCCGCACACCATCATCCGAGACGGTCCGGCGGGCATAGGCATGCTACAGCTCTGGGTGCAGCAACCCGGCGACGCGGTCGACTCCGACCCTCTGCCCGGGCCCGACCTGGTCGACCTGTTTCCCGCCCACCGGCCGCGGCCGGGCTATCTGCCGGTGCTGCGGGCCTACGACTACGCCGGTGACGAGGTCGTTTTGATGCACGCGGACGACATCCGGTTGCGCCGGATGGCGGTGTTCGACGTGCTTATCAACAACGCCGACCGCAAGGGCGGTCACATCCTGTGCGGCATCGACGGCCAGGTCTACGGGGTCGACCATGGATTGTGTCTGCACGTCGAGAACAAGCTGCGCACCGTGCTGTGGGGTTGGGCCGGCAAGCCGATTGACGACCAAATTCTGCAGGCGGTTGCCGGGCTCGCCGATGCTCTTGGCGGCCCGCTTGCCGAGGCGTTGGCCGGGCGAATCGCCGCAGCCGAAATCGGCGCGCTGCGCCGACGCGCGCAATCGCTGCTGGACCAACCGGTGATGCCCGGGCCGAATGGGCATCGTCCCATTCCCTGGCCGGCGTTTTAG
- the lppL gene encoding lipoprotein LppL, protein MLTGNKPAVQRRFIGLLMLSVLVAGCSSNPLANFAPGYPPTIEPAQPAVSPPTSQDPAGAVRPLSGHPRAALFDNGTRQLVALRPGADSAAPASIMVFDDVHVAPRVIFLPGPAAALTSDDHGTAFLAARGGYFVADLSSGHTARVNVADAAHTDFTAIARRSDGKLVLGSADGAVYTLAKNPAVDPASGAATVASRTKIFARVDALVTQGNTTVVLDRGQTSVTTIGADGHAQQALRAGQGATTMAADPLGRVLIADTRGGQLLVYGVDPLILRQAYPVRQAPYGLAGSRELAWVSQTASNTVIGYDLTTGIPVEKVRYPTVQQPNSLAFDETSDTLYVVSGSGAGVQVIEHAAGTR, encoded by the coding sequence TTGCTAACAGGGAATAAACCAGCAGTTCAACGCCGCTTCATCGGCCTGTTGATGTTGTCAGTCCTGGTCGCAGGCTGTTCTTCGAACCCGCTGGCTAACTTCGCACCCGGGTATCCGCCCACCATCGAACCCGCCCAACCGGCGGTGTCACCGCCTACTTCGCAAGACCCGGCCGGTGCAGTGCGACCACTGAGCGGCCACCCCCGGGCGGCACTATTCGACAACGGCACCCGCCAATTGGTGGCTCTGCGCCCGGGCGCCGATTCGGCGGCACCCGCCAGCATCATGGTCTTCGATGACGTGCACGTTGCACCGCGCGTCATTTTTCTGCCGGGCCCGGCAGCCGCGTTGACCAGCGACGACCACGGCACGGCCTTCCTTGCCGCCCGCGGCGGCTACTTCGTGGCCGACCTGTCCTCCGGTCACACCGCACGAGTGAATGTCGCTGACGCAGCGCACACCGATTTCACCGCGATCGCCCGCCGCTCCGACGGCAAGCTGGTGCTGGGCAGCGCAGATGGCGCCGTCTACACGCTTGCCAAGAACCCCGCAGTTGACCCGGCGTCCGGCGCCGCCACCGTAGCCAGCCGGACCAAGATCTTCGCGCGCGTGGATGCCCTTGTAACACAAGGGAATACAACCGTTGTTCTGGATCGTGGCCAGACCTCGGTGACCACGATCGGCGCCGACGGTCATGCCCAGCAGGCACTGCGCGCCGGCCAAGGTGCGACGACCATGGCCGCCGATCCGCTGGGCCGGGTGCTGATCGCCGACACCCGTGGTGGCCAACTACTGGTGTACGGCGTCGACCCGCTGATCTTGCGCCAGGCCTACCCGGTGCGGCAGGCTCCGTACGGGCTGGCCGGATCCCGCGAATTGGCGTGGGTGTCCCAAACCGCGTCCAACACCGTCATTGGTTACGATCTGACCACCGGAATACCCGTAGAGAAGGTGCGTTACCCAACCGTGCAACAACCCAACTCGTTGGCCTTCGACGAAACGTCGGACACCTTGTACGTGGTGTCGGGATCCGGTGCCGGGGTCCAGGTCATCGAACACGCGGCGGGCACCCGATGA
- a CDS encoding undecaprenyl-diphosphatase, whose amino-acid sequence MSWWQVIVLAAAQGLTEFLPVSSSGHLAIVSRIFFSGDAGASFTAVSQLGTEAAVVIYFARDIVRILSAWLHGLVVKAHRNTDYRLGWYVIIGTIPICILGLFFKDDIRSGVRNLWVVVTALVVFSGVIALAEYVGRQSRHIERLTWRDAVVVGIAQTLALVPGVSRSGSTISAGLFLGLDRELAARFGFLLAIPAVFASGLFSLPDAFHPVTEGMSATGPQLLVATLIAFVLGLTAVAWLLRFLVRHNMYWFVGYRVLVGTGMLVLLATGTVAAT is encoded by the coding sequence ATGTCTTGGTGGCAAGTCATCGTGTTGGCCGCGGCCCAGGGTTTGACCGAGTTCCTGCCGGTGTCGTCCTCGGGACATCTGGCGATCGTGTCGCGGATCTTCTTCAGCGGCGACGCCGGTGCCTCGTTCACCGCCGTGAGCCAGTTGGGCACCGAGGCCGCCGTAGTGATCTACTTTGCGCGCGATATTGTGCGCATCCTGAGCGCTTGGTTGCACGGCCTGGTCGTGAAGGCACATCGAAACACCGATTATCGGCTGGGCTGGTATGTCATCATCGGCACAATCCCGATCTGCATTCTGGGCCTGTTCTTCAAAGACGACATCCGGTCGGGCGTCCGCAACCTGTGGGTCGTGGTGACCGCGCTGGTGGTGTTTTCCGGGGTGATCGCACTCGCCGAATACGTGGGGCGCCAGAGTCGTCACATTGAGCGGTTGACCTGGCGGGATGCCGTGGTGGTTGGTATTGCCCAAACCCTGGCGCTGGTCCCCGGGGTATCCAGGTCCGGGTCGACCATCAGCGCTGGACTGTTTCTCGGACTCGACCGTGAACTGGCCGCCCGATTCGGATTCCTGCTGGCCATTCCAGCGGTGTTCGCCTCCGGGTTGTTCTCGTTGCCCGACGCATTCCACCCGGTAACCGAGGGCATGAGCGCTACTGGCCCGCAGTTGCTGGTGGCCACCCTGATCGCGTTCGTCCTCGGTCTGACCGCGGTGGCCTGGCTGCTGCGGTTTCTGGTGCGACACAACATGTACTGGTTCGTCGGCTACCGGGTGCTCGTCGGGACGGGCATGCTCGTGCTGCTGGCTACCGGGACGGTAGCCGCGACATGA
- the mshC gene encoding cysteine:1D-myo-inosityl 2-amino-2-deoxy--D-glucopyranoside ligase — MQSWYCPPVPVLPGRGPQLRLYDSADRQVRPVAPGSKATMYVCGITPYDATHLGHAATYVTFDLIHRLWLDLGHELHYVQNITDIDDPLFERADRDGVDWRDLAQAEVALFCEDMAALRVLPPQDYVGATEAIAEMVELIEKMLACGAAYVIDREMGEYQDIYFRADATLQFGYESGYDRDTMLRLCEERGGDPRRPGKSDELDALLWRAARPGEPSWPSPFGPGRPGWHVECAAIALSRIGSGLDIQGGGSDLIFPHHEFTAAHAECVSGERRFARHYVHAGMIGWDGHKMSKSRGNLVLVSALRAQDVEPSAVRLGLLAGHYRADRFWSQQVLDEATARLHRWRTATALPAGPAAVDVVARVRRYLADDLDTPKAIAALDGWVTDAVEYGGHDAGAPKLVATAIDALLGVDL, encoded by the coding sequence ATGCAGTCGTGGTATTGCCCACCGGTTCCGGTGTTGCCGGGACGAGGCCCGCAGCTACGGCTGTACGACAGCGCCGACCGGCAGGTCCGTCCGGTGGCGCCCGGATCTAAGGCCACCATGTACGTCTGCGGGATCACGCCCTACGACGCCACGCATCTGGGCCATGCTGCCACCTATGTGACGTTCGACCTGATCCATCGGCTGTGGCTGGATCTCGGTCATGAATTGCACTATGTCCAGAACATCACCGACATCGACGATCCACTATTTGAGCGCGCGGATCGCGACGGTGTCGACTGGCGTGACCTTGCCCAAGCCGAGGTCGCCCTGTTCTGTGAGGACATGGCGGCGCTGCGGGTGCTACCACCGCAAGACTACGTGGGGGCCACCGAAGCGATTGCTGAAATGGTCGAGCTCATCGAAAAAATGCTGGCGTGCGGGGCGGCCTATGTCATAGACCGGGAAATGGGAGAGTACCAGGACATCTACTTCCGCGCTGACGCCACCCTGCAGTTCGGCTACGAGTCAGGGTATGACCGTGACACCATGCTGCGGCTGTGCGAGGAACGTGGCGGCGATCCGCGGCGCCCCGGCAAGAGCGACGAACTCGACGCGTTGTTGTGGCGGGCCGCGCGGCCCGGTGAGCCCAGCTGGCCGTCCCCGTTCGGGCCTGGCCGGCCAGGCTGGCATGTCGAGTGCGCAGCCATCGCGCTCAGTCGTATCGGAAGCGGCCTCGACATCCAGGGCGGTGGTAGCGATCTGATCTTTCCGCACCACGAGTTCACCGCTGCGCACGCCGAATGTGTCAGCGGCGAACGGCGATTCGCGCGGCACTACGTGCATGCCGGGATGATCGGCTGGGACGGGCACAAGATGTCAAAGAGCCGCGGCAACCTCGTGCTGGTGTCGGCGCTGCGTGCGCAGGACGTTGAGCCATCGGCGGTTCGGCTGGGTTTGCTCGCCGGACACTACCGAGCCGATCGGTTCTGGAGCCAGCAGGTGCTTGACGAGGCGACCGCCCGGCTGCACCGTTGGCGCACCGCAACCGCACTTCCCGCCGGTCCGGCCGCAGTTGACGTTGTCGCTCGGGTGCGCCGCTACCTGGCCGACGATCTCGATACGCCCAAAGCGATTGCCGCACTGGATGGTTGGGTCACCGATGCGGTGGAGTACGGCGGCCACGATGCCGGGGCGCCGAAGTTGGTGGCGACGGCGATCGATGCCCTGCTCGGGGTGGACCTGTAG
- the cysQ gene encoding 3'(2'),5'-bisphosphate nucleotidase CysQ, whose product MVSPAAPDLTDDLTDAELAADLAADAGKLLLQVRAEIGFDQPWTLGEAGDRQANSLLLRRLQAERPGDAVLSEEAHDDLARLKSDRVWIIDPLDGTREFSTPGRDDWAVHIALWRRSSNGQPEITDAAVALPARGNVVYRTDTVTSGAAPAGVPGTLRIAVSATRPPAVLHRIRQTLAIQPVSIGSAGAKAMAVIDGYVDAYLHAGGQWEWDSAAPAGVMLAAGMHASRLDGSPLRYNQLDPYLPDLLMCRAEVAPILLGAIADAWR is encoded by the coding sequence GTGGTGAGCCCTGCCGCACCTGATCTGACGGACGACCTGACTGACGCCGAGCTGGCCGCCGACCTGGCGGCGGACGCGGGAAAGCTGTTGCTCCAGGTGCGTGCGGAGATCGGTTTCGATCAGCCATGGACGCTCGGGGAAGCCGGTGACCGCCAGGCTAACTCGCTGCTGTTGCGACGGCTGCAGGCCGAACGGCCGGGTGACGCAGTGCTCAGTGAGGAGGCCCACGACGATCTGGCCCGGCTGAAATCCGATCGGGTGTGGATTATTGACCCGTTGGATGGCACCCGCGAGTTCTCCACACCGGGTCGCGACGACTGGGCGGTACACATTGCGCTGTGGCGGCGTTCCTCCAATGGCCAGCCCGAGATCACCGACGCCGCGGTGGCGTTGCCGGCCCGTGGCAACGTGGTGTACCGCACCGATACGGTGACTTCCGGCGCCGCGCCGGCCGGCGTTCCTGGCACCTTGCGGATTGCCGTCAGCGCCACCCGGCCACCGGCAGTCCTGCACCGCATCCGCCAGACGCTGGCGATCCAACCGGTGTCGATCGGTTCGGCGGGCGCCAAAGCGATGGCCGTCATTGACGGCTACGTCGACGCCTACCTGCACGCCGGAGGCCAATGGGAGTGGGATTCCGCGGCGCCGGCTGGGGTGATGTTGGCCGCCGGCATGCACGCGTCACGACTCGATGGCTCGCCGCTGCGATACAACCAACTGGACCCCTACCTGCCGGATCTGCTGATGTGTCGAGCCGAGGTGGCGCCGATCCTGCTCGGTGCCATCGCCGACGCGTGGCGCTGA
- a CDS encoding transmembrane protein produces MLRRGESIIRNRYASKPPLYGMAMVFLAMAVVAVTAYFRMGWWSIIGYAAAAIIGVIGFALAFRDLS; encoded by the coding sequence ATGCTTCGAAGAGGTGAATCGATCATCCGCAACCGTTACGCCAGTAAGCCACCACTGTACGGAATGGCAATGGTCTTCTTGGCCATGGCCGTCGTCGCCGTGACCGCGTACTTTCGCATGGGCTGGTGGTCGATCATCGGTTACGCCGCCGCTGCCATTATCGGAGTGATCGGGTTCGCACTCGCCTTCCGCGACCTGTCCTGA
- a CDS encoding oxidoreductase, with protein sequence MTSLQGKVVFITGAARGIGAEVARRLHNKGAKLVLTDLSKSELAVMGAELGGDDRLLTVVADVRDLPAMQAAAETAVERFGGIDVVVANAGIASYGSVLKVDPQAFRRVLDVNLLGNFHTVRATLPALIDRRGYVLIVSSLAAFAAPPGMAPYNMSKAGNEHFANALRLEVAHLGVSVGSAHMSWIDTALVRDTKADLPAFAELLARLPWPLNKTTSVNKCAAAFVNGIEGRKDRVYCPGWVALFRWLKPLLSTRVGQRPIRNTVAKLMPQMDAEVAALGRFASAYTESLENS encoded by the coding sequence ATGACATCGCTGCAAGGCAAGGTCGTCTTCATTACCGGTGCTGCCCGGGGAATCGGGGCTGAGGTCGCCCGTCGGCTGCACAACAAGGGCGCCAAACTGGTGCTGACCGACCTGAGCAAATCAGAGCTGGCGGTGATGGGCGCCGAACTCGGCGGCGACGACCGCCTACTCACCGTGGTAGCCGACGTGCGCGACCTGCCCGCCATGCAGGCCGCAGCCGAGACGGCCGTCGAACGATTCGGCGGCATCGACGTCGTCGTGGCCAACGCCGGCATCGCCAGCTACGGCTCCGTGCTGAAGGTCGACCCGCAGGCGTTCCGGCGGGTGTTGGACGTCAATTTGCTGGGTAACTTCCACACGGTGCGGGCGACGTTGCCCGCGCTGATCGACCGCCGCGGTTACGTATTGATCGTCTCGTCGCTTGCCGCGTTCGCGGCGCCGCCCGGGATGGCGCCCTACAACATGTCGAAGGCGGGTAACGAGCACTTCGCCAACGCGTTGCGACTCGAGGTCGCACACCTGGGCGTCAGCGTCGGCTCGGCGCACATGTCGTGGATCGACACCGCGTTGGTTCGCGATACCAAGGCCGACCTGCCTGCGTTCGCCGAATTGCTGGCGCGCCTCCCTTGGCCGTTGAACAAGACCACGTCGGTCAACAAGTGTGCGGCCGCATTCGTCAACGGCATTGAGGGCCGAAAAGATCGCGTGTACTGCCCGGGCTGGGTGGCCCTGTTCCGTTGGCTCAAGCCGTTGTTGTCCACCCGGGTAGGCCAACGTCCCATCCGCAACACCGTTGCCAAGCTGATGCCCCAGATGGATGCCGAGGTCGCCGCGCTCGGCCGCTTTGCCAGCGCCTACACCGAATCACTCGAGAATTCCTAG
- a CDS encoding hypothetical protein (A core mycobacterial gene; conserved in mycobacterial strains (See Marmiesse et al., 2004 PMID:14766927).) produces MRNMKSTSHESESGKLLSISSCRPREMVLQRYSLGMTVTADRHLADKREEFAVEDISTGIFASGYGQVGDGRSFSFHIEHRSLVVEIYRPRVAGPVPQAEDVVAMAVRGLVDIDLTDERSLAAAVRDSVASAAPVSR; encoded by the coding sequence ATGCGAAACATGAAGTCAACCTCTCACGAATCCGAATCTGGCAAGTTGCTTTCAATCTCGTCATGTCGCCCACGGGAAATGGTACTCCAGAGGTATTCTCTGGGCATGACCGTCACCGCTGACCGGCATCTCGCAGACAAGCGCGAAGAGTTTGCTGTTGAAGATATATCGACGGGAATTTTCGCCAGCGGGTATGGGCAAGTCGGCGATGGACGCAGTTTCTCCTTCCACATCGAGCATCGCTCGCTCGTCGTCGAAATCTATCGACCGCGCGTGGCCGGTCCGGTGCCGCAGGCTGAGGATGTGGTCGCGATGGCGGTCCGTGGCCTGGTCGACATTGACCTGACCGACGAACGCAGCCTTGCTGCGGCCGTGCGCGACTCGGTGGCATCCGCGGCGCCGGTGTCGCGTTAG
- a CDS encoding hypothetical protein (A core mycobacterial gene; conserved in mycobacterial strains (See Marmiesse et al., 2004 PMID:14766927).), with protein MARAIHVFRTPDRFVAGTVGQPGNRTFYLQAVHDSRVVSVVLEKQQVAVLAERIGALLFEVNRRFGTPVPPEPTEIDDLSPLIMPVDAEFRVGTMGLGWDSEAQSVVVELLAVTDAEFDASVVLDDTEEGPDAVRVFLTPESARQFATRSYRVISAGRPPCPLCDEPLDPEGHICARTNGYRRDVLLGSGDDPAG; from the coding sequence ATGGCCCGCGCAATTCACGTATTCCGCACACCCGACCGTTTCGTCGCCGGGACTGTTGGCCAGCCCGGAAACCGCACGTTCTACCTACAGGCGGTGCACGACTCCCGGGTGGTGTCGGTGGTCCTGGAGAAGCAGCAGGTTGCGGTGCTCGCCGAGCGCATCGGAGCGCTGCTGTTCGAGGTTAACCGCCGGTTCGGCACCCCGGTGCCCCCGGAACCCACTGAGATCGACGACCTCAGCCCCCTGATCATGCCGGTGGATGCCGAGTTTCGGGTCGGGACGATGGGGCTGGGCTGGGATTCGGAGGCGCAGAGCGTGGTGGTCGAACTGCTGGCCGTCACCGACGCGGAGTTCGACGCTTCCGTGGTGCTCGACGACACCGAGGAAGGGCCCGACGCGGTGCGGGTATTTCTGACGCCGGAGTCCGCCCGACAGTTCGCTACTCGGTCCTACCGCGTCATCTCTGCGGGACGCCCGCCGTGCCCGCTCTGCGATGAACCGCTGGATCCCGAGGGACACATCTGTGCGCGCACCAACGGTTACCGGCGCGATGTGCTGCTCGGGTCTGGCGATGACCCTGCGGGATGA